The stretch of DNA AAATCCTGAAAGTAATGATAATAAAGCAATACCTATCGTCAAGATAAGTGCATTTAAAGGAACCCCTTGTTTATTAACCTTTGCAAGTGCAGGGCTTGTCATTTTTTCTTTTGACATGGCATATAACATCCTTGTTGCGGCATACAGACCAGAGTTGGCAACAGAAAGTAATGCTGTAAGAATAACAAAGTTCATTATGTCGGCTGCATATGGAATACCAATACTATCAAAAACAACAACAAATGGACTCTCAACTACTCCTGCTTGTTTCATAGGAATTAAGCTTGATAAAACAAAAATAGCTAAAACAAAGAAAAATAGAGTACGCCAAACGGTTTGCTTAATGGATTTAGGAATCGTCTTTTCTGGCTCTTCACTCTCTCCTGCAGCAATACCTATTAATTCTGTACCTTGAAATGAAAAATTAACTGCTATCATTGTGATTATTAAAGCAGTAAATCCATGTGGTAAAAGACCGTGAGCTGTAAAATTAGAGAAAAATGGCGCTGGTTTCCCACCTTCCATGTCAATTAAACCAAAGGTTGCCGCTCCACCAAGTAGAATGAAAGCTAAAATAGCAAAAATTTTGATGCTTGAGAACCAAAATTCAGTCTCTCCAAATGCTCGAGCCGAAAGTGCATTAAGCGAAAATAATACGATTGCAAAGATCGCACACCAAATCCACACTGGAGAATCAGGAAACCATCTCTGCATTAGTTGGCCAGCAGATAATAACTCTAATGCGACCGTTACAGACCATCCTAACCAGTAAAGCCAACCGAGTGCAAACCCTGTTCCTGGTCCAATGAATTTTGTTGTGTAGGTTTGGAATGAACCTGAAACAGGCATGGCTACGGATAATTCTCCTAAACAAAGCATGGTTAAGAACATGATGAACCCACCAACAATGTAAGAAAGAATAGCACCTGCAGGTCCTGCTTGGCTAATGGTGTAACCAGATCCCAAGAACAGACCTGAGCCAATTACCCCACCTAAAGAAATCATAAATAAATGCCTAGTTTTCATTGTTCTTCTTAATTCATGTGTTGCATTGTTTTCGTTTAAGTTCATATACCTTCCCCCTTCATAGAATACGCTTTCAATCTTTCTAATATTTTTACTATTTCAATCTTATATACTTGCAATTTCTATGCCAAAACGACAAACCTCTATTTTTGAACATTATTTGAACAAATATGCAAAATTTTTTTGCATTATATTAAAATAATTTGCACTTTAGATGCAAAAATGCTCTTTCCACATAAATGGAAAGAGCATTTCTTTATCCTATTAAACCCAGCCGCGGAATCGGGAGGCCTCCGCTACTTTTTTAATACCCACCATATAAGCTGCTAAGCGCATATCCACACTATGTGTTTGTGCCGCTTTGTAAATATTTTCAAAGGATTCAACCATCACTTTAGTAAGTTTTTCACTTACCTCTTCTTCTGTCCAGTAGTATCCTTGATTATTTTGCACCCATTCAAAATAAGAAACGGTTACACCACCTGCACTTGCTAAAATATCCGGAACCAGAAGCACTCCACGTTCTGTTAGAATATTTGTTGCTTCGAGCGTAGTTGGTCCATTCGCCGCTTCAACAACAATTGCAGCTTTGATATTAGCAGCATTTTGGGCCGTAATTTGATTTGAAATGGCCGCAGGAACAAGGATATCACATTCTAGTTCAAGAAGCTCTTTGTTAGATATGGTGTTTTTAAATAATTGTGAGAAGGTGCCAAAGCTGTCTCTTCTATCTAGTAGATTATTAATATCGAGCCCATTTGGATCGTACACACCGCCATATACATCTGAAACAGCAACGACCTTTGCACCTGCATCATGCATGAATTTAGCTAGATAACTACCGGCATTACCAAAGCCTTGAATAACAACTCGTGCACCTTTTAAGTCGATCCCTTTTTTCTTCACTGCTTCCTGAATACAAATCGTCACACCAGCTGCTGTCGCTGTTTCACGACCTTTTGAACCACCAAGCACCAGTGGTTTCCCAGTGATGAAACCAGGTGAGTCAAACTCGCGTAAACGGCTATATTCATCCATCATCCATGCCATGATTTGCGAATTAGTGTATACATCAGGGGCTGGAATATCTTTAGTTGGACCAACAATTTGACTGATTGCACGAACATATCCACGACTCAATCTCTCAAGCTCTCTAAAGGACATTTTTCTCGGGTCACAAATAATTCCACCCTTACCTCCCCCATATGGCAGGTCAGTAATTCCACACTTTAAACTCATCCAAATAGATAATGCTTTTACTTCCTCCTCATCTACTTCAGGATGAAATCGAACGCCGCCTTTTGTCGGACCAACTGCATCATTATGCTGAGAGCGATAACCTGTGAAAATTTTAACGGAACCATCATCCATCCTTACTGGTATCCGGACAGTCAGTAATCGAATAGGATCTTTTAATAACTCAAACATTTCGTTTGTATATCCTAACTTATTAAGTGCTTTTTGAATGACTGTTTGGGTTGAATAAAATAAATTTAATGACTCTTGTTCTTTTTGCTGTTCCTTTGTCATTTCATTTACTAGCGCATTTGCAGGCATCTTTGCCACCCCTATTGTAATTAAATATTTTTATGATAATACGTGTTTGATTTTCTCGATTGCCCAATCAATTTCTTCTTTTGTAATAATTAGTGGAGGGGCAAAGCGGATCACTGTATCATGTGTTTCTTTACATAATAAGCCGGATTCCTTTAAAGCCTCACAATAAGGTCTTGCGGCTTCAGTTAATTCAACCCCAATAAACAAACCTCTTCCTCGTATGTCTTTAATCATAGGGTTGGTGATTGTATTTAATTGTTCAAGAAAATACTTTCCTAATTCAAGTGAGCGTTCTGCTAATTTTTCTTCCTCAATTACATCTAGTGCAGCTAGTGAGACAGCGCATGCTAGTGGGTTCCCTCCGAAAGTAGATCCATGTGAGCCTGGATTAAATACGCCTAATACATCAGAATTAGCCACAACACAAGAAATTGGGAATACGCCGCCCCCCAGTGCTTTTCCTAAAATTAACATATCAGGATCTACTTCTTCCCAGTCACACGCAAACATCTTACCAGTACGTGCCAAGCCCACTTGTATTTCGTCAGCGATGAATAAGACATTTTGCTCTTTACATAATTCAGAAGCTTGCTTTAAAAATCCTTCAGGAGGTAAAATGATGCCTGCCTCGCCTTGAATCGGCTCCATTAAGAATGCTGCTGTATTTGGAGTAATAGCTGCTTTTAGTGCTTCAATATCACCATATGGGATTAATTTAATGCCTGGGAGCATTGGCCCAAAACCGCGTTTGTATTCCGGGTCAGACGACAATGAAACCGCACCCATTGTCCTTCCATGAAAATTTCCAGTGCACGCAATGATTTCTGCCTGATTTTCAGCAATACCTTTTACATCATAGCCCCAACGCCGTGCGGCTTTTAACGCTGTTTCAACTGCCTCGGCACCTGTGTTCATCGGAAGGGCCATATTTTTATTGGTTAGTTTACAAATCTTTTCGTACCAAGGTCCAAGCTGATCATTATGAAAGGCACGTGACGTGAGCGTTACTTTATCTGCTTGATCCTTTAAGGCTTGAATGATTTTTGGATGACGATGCCCTTGGTTCACCGCTGAATAGGCACTTAACATATCCATGTAACGATTTCCTTCTGGTCCTTCCACCCATACACCTTCCGCTTTTGCAATTACAATTGGAAGTGGATGATAGTTATTGGCACCAAATTTATTTGTCTGCTCAATGATTTCAGTTGATTTATTTGTTACTACTGTCATTATAGTCTCCTCCTCTTTTTAGAAAGAACCCTAAAGGTTCCTACTTTTACAGCATTTCTGATGTTGTTTTTGCTTGCATATGAAGAAGTAAATAATCAGGACCACCTGCTTTAGAATCCGTTCCTGACATATTAAAGCCGCCAAATGGCTGATAACCGACGATTGCACCTGTACAGACTCGATTAAAATACAGATTGCCAACGTGGAATTCTTCTCTTGCTCTTTCAATGTGTTCACGATTATTAGAAATAAGCGCACCTGTCAGACCATAATCTGTGTTGTTAGCAATTTTCATCATATGGTCAAAATCACGGGCCTTACAGAATGCCAAAACTGGACCAAATATCTCTTCCTGCATGAGGCGAGCATTTTCATCTAAATCTGCGAAAATCGTTGGTTGAATGAAATAACCTTTTGAGTCATCCCCTTCTCCTCCAGTTAATAGCCTGCCTTCTTCTTTACCAATCTCTATATAACTCATAATTTTT from Bacillus sp. SLBN-46 encodes:
- a CDS encoding amino acid permease, with amino-acid sequence MNLNENNATHELRRTMKTRHLFMISLGGVIGSGLFLGSGYTISQAGPAGAILSYIVGGFIMFLTMLCLGELSVAMPVSGSFQTYTTKFIGPGTGFALGWLYWLGWSVTVALELLSAGQLMQRWFPDSPVWIWCAIFAIVLFSLNALSARAFGETEFWFSSIKIFAILAFILLGGAATFGLIDMEGGKPAPFFSNFTAHGLLPHGFTALIITMIAVNFSFQGTELIGIAAGESEEPEKTIPKSIKQTVWRTLFFFVLAIFVLSSLIPMKQAGVVESPFVVVFDSIGIPYAADIMNFVILTALLSVANSGLYAATRMLYAMSKEKMTSPALAKVNKQGVPLNALILTIGIALLSLLSGFFAEETVFVWLLSVAGLGAQVGWISITASQIAFRRKFIREGGKVEDLKFRTPLYPLLPIIALTLNCIVLGSLAFDSEQRLALYLGVPFVAACYLIYHLKIKKNREQDVVREQELQLQDNKKMVI
- a CDS encoding Glu/Leu/Phe/Val dehydrogenase gives rise to the protein MTKEQQKEQESLNLFYSTQTVIQKALNKLGYTNEMFELLKDPIRLLTVRIPVRMDDGSVKIFTGYRSQHNDAVGPTKGGVRFHPEVDEEEVKALSIWMSLKCGITDLPYGGGKGGIICDPRKMSFRELERLSRGYVRAISQIVGPTKDIPAPDVYTNSQIMAWMMDEYSRLREFDSPGFITGKPLVLGGSKGRETATAAGVTICIQEAVKKKGIDLKGARVVIQGFGNAGSYLAKFMHDAGAKVVAVSDVYGGVYDPNGLDINNLLDRRDSFGTFSQLFKNTISNKELLELECDILVPAAISNQITAQNAANIKAAIVVEAANGPTTLEATNILTERGVLLVPDILASAGGVTVSYFEWVQNNQGYYWTEEEVSEKLTKVMVESFENIYKAAQTHSVDMRLAAYMVGIKKVAEASRFRGWV
- a CDS encoding ornithine--oxo-acid transaminase, yielding MTVVTNKSTEIIEQTNKFGANNYHPLPIVIAKAEGVWVEGPEGNRYMDMLSAYSAVNQGHRHPKIIQALKDQADKVTLTSRAFHNDQLGPWYEKICKLTNKNMALPMNTGAEAVETALKAARRWGYDVKGIAENQAEIIACTGNFHGRTMGAVSLSSDPEYKRGFGPMLPGIKLIPYGDIEALKAAITPNTAAFLMEPIQGEAGIILPPEGFLKQASELCKEQNVLFIADEIQVGLARTGKMFACDWEEVDPDMLILGKALGGGVFPISCVVANSDVLGVFNPGSHGSTFGGNPLACAVSLAALDVIEEEKLAERSLELGKYFLEQLNTITNPMIKDIRGRGLFIGVELTEAARPYCEALKESGLLCKETHDTVIRFAPPLIITKEEIDWAIEKIKHVLS